From the genome of Bacteroidales bacterium WCE2008, one region includes:
- a CDS encoding transcriptional regulator, PadR family: MSNMNTALTEAIFYILLALQEPLHGYGIMQRTSTLSKGRLILSAGTLYGAISNLLDKGWIMPAGESAENDGRRKMYLITDAGKAALVEELERLEELVKNGRNYIKR; the protein is encoded by the coding sequence ATGAGTAACATGAATACAGCTCTGACAGAAGCGATCTTCTATATCCTCCTGGCCCTCCAGGAGCCGCTTCATGGCTATGGAATCATGCAAAGGACCTCTACATTAAGTAAGGGTCGGCTTATTCTTTCAGCAGGTACCCTTTACGGCGCAATATCCAATCTTCTGGACAAGGGATGGATCATGCCGGCCGGGGAGTCTGCAGAAAATGATGGACGTCGTAAGATGTACTTGATAACAGACGCGGGGAAAGCCGCTCTGGTCGAGGAACTTGAGCGTCTTGAAGAACTGGTTAAAAATGGGAGAAACTATATTAAACGATAA
- a CDS encoding Surface polysaccharide O-acyltransferase, integral membrane enzyme, giving the protein METNANANRLSYLDNVKVFLTVLVIFHHAGQAYGQGGGWAYMPSNPAETLPWIWHFFSTNASFFMGLYFLISGYFVPRSYDRHGGRTFVRKKLVRLGIPLVVMGGLMIVLSGKLEIGHMWFVESLLVFCLFYALIRCFVPPMGNSHVRRIPFWGLLATGLVMGIGSYFIRQVSPQDHWIWPFGIIPMPLEPAHYLQYVMMFVIGVLAGRCGWLENMSNRVGIASLVLGALFVIGNYVRGDGSWNLFVWRWFGIYESLMCIFISFGLLWLFREYANVSGRFLRWCSAQSYGAYIFHMILMLALQNATDGVWMGALGKFFFIGIVSTVISFVFTWLVRMIPGVKKVI; this is encoded by the coding sequence ATGGAAACAAACGCAAATGCAAACCGACTGTCTTATCTTGACAATGTAAAGGTTTTCCTGACGGTCCTGGTAATCTTTCACCACGCGGGTCAGGCTTATGGGCAAGGCGGGGGCTGGGCGTATATGCCGAGCAATCCTGCTGAAACGCTACCTTGGATCTGGCACTTCTTTTCGACCAATGCCAGCTTTTTCATGGGACTATATTTCTTGATCTCTGGCTACTTTGTCCCGAGGAGCTACGACAGACATGGCGGAAGGACTTTCGTCCGGAAGAAACTCGTCAGGCTAGGTATTCCTCTGGTCGTGATGGGCGGACTTATGATTGTATTGTCAGGCAAATTGGAGATTGGACATATGTGGTTCGTGGAAAGCTTGTTGGTATTCTGCCTCTTCTATGCGCTGATCCGCTGTTTCGTTCCGCCGATGGGCAATAGCCATGTACGACGGATCCCGTTTTGGGGACTGTTGGCGACTGGACTCGTGATGGGTATCGGCAGCTATTTCATTCGTCAGGTCAGTCCGCAGGATCATTGGATATGGCCGTTCGGGATCATTCCGATGCCGCTCGAGCCGGCTCATTATCTGCAGTATGTAATGATGTTTGTCATTGGTGTGCTGGCGGGCCGGTGCGGATGGCTCGAAAACATGAGCAACCGTGTGGGCATCGCGTCGCTTGTCCTGGGCGCTCTTTTCGTTATCGGCAACTATGTCCGTGGCGACGGTTCATGGAACCTTTTCGTATGGCGTTGGTTCGGCATCTATGAGTCGCTGATGTGCATATTCATTTCGTTCGGCCTGCTGTGGCTGTTCCGCGAATATGCCAATGTCAGCGGACGCTTCTTGCGCTGGTGCTCTGCACAGTCATACGGCGCCTATATATTCCATATGATACTGATGCTCGCGCTGCAGAATGCTACGGACGGTGTTTGGATGGGCGCGCTTGGAAAGTTCTTCTTTATCGGTATAGTAAGCACGGTGATTTCGTTCGTGTTCACGTGGCTTGTACGAATGATTCCGGGAGTCAAAAAGGTTATATAG
- a CDS encoding histidyl-tRNA synthetase produces MAQKPSIPKGTRDFGQQEMAERNYIFDTIKSVFKTYGYAQIETPAMENLSTLLGKYGDEGDKLLFRILNSGDAFGKVNLDAFRSEEGIDNAGLTKEVCEKGLRYDLTVPFARYVVQHQNEISFPYKRFQIQPVWRADRPQKGRYREFYQCDADVIGSRSQVNELELVQIVDRVFTKFGINVLIKINNRKVLTGFAEIAGFPDKVVDITVAIDKLDKIGLDAVKEEMIERGLTPEAVAVIEPILSLSGTEAEKIAVMRGLMNGGSASGVVSETGLKGLDELEELFGLIDAAGVSQKVEIDLSLARGLNYYTGAIFEVKACDFPIGSICGGGRYDNLTGIFGLPDMSGVGISFGADRIYDVLKGLEKFPEGLRSSTTLLFANMDSTVLPYIIPVARALREAGLACEIYPDSTKLKKQFDYADRKAIPFLSITGGDEVAAGVINVKNLASGEQKQFSKDDIAGILAFVR; encoded by the coding sequence ATGGCACAGAAACCATCGATACCAAAAGGAACAAGAGACTTCGGCCAGCAGGAGATGGCCGAGAGGAATTATATATTCGACACGATCAAGAGCGTGTTCAAGACCTATGGCTATGCGCAGATTGAGACTCCGGCCATGGAGAACCTTTCTACGCTGCTCGGAAAGTATGGAGACGAAGGCGATAAGCTGCTTTTCCGTATCCTGAATTCCGGAGACGCCTTCGGCAAAGTCAATCTCGATGCATTCCGTTCGGAGGAAGGCATAGACAATGCCGGTCTTACCAAGGAAGTGTGCGAGAAGGGACTCAGGTATGACCTGACCGTTCCGTTCGCCCGTTACGTGGTTCAGCACCAGAATGAGATTTCATTCCCGTACAAGCGTTTCCAGATACAGCCTGTATGGCGTGCTGACCGTCCTCAGAAGGGCCGTTACCGTGAGTTCTACCAGTGCGATGCCGACGTAATCGGAAGCCGCTCGCAGGTGAATGAGCTCGAGCTCGTGCAGATCGTGGACAGGGTGTTCACCAAGTTCGGCATCAATGTGCTCATCAAGATAAACAACCGCAAGGTGCTGACCGGATTCGCCGAGATAGCCGGATTCCCGGACAAGGTGGTGGATATCACCGTCGCTATCGACAAGCTCGACAAGATAGGCCTTGATGCCGTCAAGGAGGAGATGATCGAGAGGGGACTGACCCCGGAGGCCGTGGCCGTGATCGAGCCTATCCTTTCTCTTTCCGGCACTGAGGCTGAGAAGATCGCCGTGATGCGCGGACTCATGAACGGAGGCTCTGCTTCGGGCGTCGTGTCTGAGACCGGTCTCAAGGGACTTGATGAGCTTGAGGAACTCTTCGGCCTTATCGATGCCGCCGGCGTAAGCCAGAAGGTCGAGATAGACCTTTCTCTCGCCCGCGGTCTGAATTATTATACCGGAGCCATCTTCGAGGTGAAGGCCTGCGACTTCCCGATCGGAAGTATCTGCGGCGGCGGAAGGTATGACAACCTTACCGGCATTTTCGGTCTCCCGGACATGTCAGGTGTCGGCATTTCCTTTGGCGCAGACCGTATCTACGATGTGCTCAAGGGCCTTGAGAAGTTCCCTGAGGGCCTCCGCAGCTCTACCACTCTGCTGTTCGCAAACATGGATTCCACGGTGCTTCCGTATATCATCCCTGTTGCGAGGGCTCTTCGTGAGGCCGGCCTCGCATGCGAGATATATCCGGACTCCACCAAGCTCAAGAAACAGTTTGACTATGCGGACCGCAAGGCCATCCCGTTCCTGTCCATCACGGGAGGAGACGAGGTCGCTGCCGGTGTGATCAATGTCAAGAATCTTGCTTCGGGAGAGCAGAAGCAGTTCTCTAAGGACGATATTGCGGGTATTCTGGCGTTTGTCAGGTAG
- a CDS encoding protease-4 produces the protein MVLAVICGLIIMTIIGFMMLGSMIAGLSSESGAKPVLARSGILKIDMSEFVLSEQENEDFDLSSLTSGAAQTPKLSLWRAAQALKTAAEDPSVKYIYLKPDGTTSSIAALEEFRAMLDDFRKSGKAIVSYTENPTIGSYYLASVSDKVYMTSYCAASPMIHGISVQNIYLADLLKQFGVNVQLIRHGKYKSAGEMFVRNAPSAENQHQTSEMVNSIWDSYITEICSSREISKDKFNSLVDNLQLRTAGDLKENGLVDELMDRAELLRKLADLAGIEDEKGLKAIPFTEYAKSKVYASFKAKNQIAVIYADGDIIDDNKPTDISGDRFVSILEEVRNNDNIKAVVFRVNSPGGSAFASEKIRAEIERLRAEKPVIASYGSYAASGGYWISNSCDHIFTDKTTLTGSIGVFSMIPDISKTLRDKLHVNVVTTNSNAAGNPLDITKPLNDKEREYIQALIEDIYENFVTIVAEGRNMDKAKVDELGQGRVWTGAQAIEIGLADEIGGLTDALLFAAEAAGDSNIESWGIQSYPRPMTKMEAFASMLEHATNDNVLAGTPYETIAKLALKWNSETQRNHAFARMTEDYFFVK, from the coding sequence ATGGTGCTGGCCGTAATTTGCGGCCTCATTATAATGACGATTATCGGATTCATGATGCTGGGCAGCATGATTGCCGGCTTATCATCAGAGTCCGGAGCCAAGCCGGTCCTCGCCCGTTCCGGCATACTCAAGATCGACATGTCAGAATTCGTCCTGTCTGAGCAAGAAAACGAGGATTTCGACCTATCTTCCCTCACGTCCGGAGCCGCCCAGACTCCGAAGCTCAGCCTCTGGAGAGCAGCCCAGGCCCTCAAGACCGCTGCCGAAGACCCTTCCGTCAAGTATATCTATCTCAAACCTGACGGCACGACTTCCTCAATCGCCGCCCTGGAAGAGTTCCGCGCAATGCTCGACGACTTCCGAAAGAGCGGAAAGGCCATAGTCTCATATACCGAGAATCCGACCATTGGCAGCTACTACCTCGCCTCCGTTTCCGACAAGGTTTATATGACTTCATATTGCGCCGCTTCCCCGATGATCCACGGAATCAGCGTACAGAACATATATCTGGCCGACCTGCTCAAACAGTTCGGAGTAAACGTCCAGCTCATCCGCCACGGCAAATACAAATCCGCAGGAGAGATGTTCGTGCGCAATGCGCCGAGCGCAGAGAACCAGCATCAGACCTCCGAGATGGTAAACTCCATCTGGGACAGCTACATAACCGAAATCTGCAGCAGCAGGGAAATTTCCAAGGACAAATTCAACTCGCTGGTGGACAATCTCCAGCTCCGCACAGCAGGAGACCTCAAGGAGAACGGTCTCGTCGATGAGCTCATGGACAGGGCCGAACTTCTCCGCAAGCTCGCCGACCTTGCCGGCATAGAGGACGAGAAGGGACTCAAGGCCATCCCGTTCACGGAATACGCAAAATCGAAAGTATATGCCAGCTTCAAGGCTAAGAACCAGATTGCCGTCATCTATGCTGACGGAGACATCATAGATGACAACAAGCCGACCGACATCTCCGGAGACCGCTTCGTCTCAATCCTCGAAGAAGTCCGCAACAACGACAATATCAAAGCAGTCGTCTTCCGCGTCAACTCCCCTGGAGGCAGCGCCTTCGCATCCGAAAAGATCCGCGCAGAGATAGAGAGACTCCGCGCCGAGAAGCCTGTGATCGCCTCATATGGTTCATACGCCGCTTCCGGCGGATACTGGATCTCCAACAGCTGCGACCATATCTTCACCGACAAGACCACCCTCACCGGCTCGATCGGAGTATTCAGCATGATACCTGATATCAGCAAGACTCTCCGTGACAAGCTTCATGTAAACGTCGTCACCACCAACTCCAACGCCGCCGGCAACCCGCTGGACATCACAAAGCCTCTCAACGACAAAGAGAGAGAATACATACAGGCTTTGATCGAAGACATCTATGAGAACTTCGTCACCATCGTCGCCGAAGGCAGGAACATGGACAAGGCAAAAGTTGACGAGCTCGGACAGGGCCGCGTATGGACAGGCGCACAGGCCATCGAGATCGGACTTGCCGATGAGATCGGAGGTCTCACCGACGCACTCCTCTTCGCCGCCGAAGCAGCCGGAGACAGCAACATTGAATCATGGGGCATCCAGAGCTACCCAAGGCCTATGACCAAGATGGAGGCCTTCGCAAGCATGCTCGAGCATGCGACGAACGACAACGTTCTCGCCGGCACTCCATACGAGACTATCGCAAAGCTGGCTCTCAAATGGAACTCTGAGACCCAGAGGAACCACGCCTTCGCCAGGATGACAGAAGATTACTTCTTCGTCAAATAA
- a CDS encoding LysM domain-containing protein, whose product MNFKAILAGAIAVVLAAGQLCAQDSIKMSKKEAELKVPRPHMKPVKSMIDGLGNALDTVETQTPGVKIILFDDNSWKYYRDPVFALQQSIFTDNWNTEVPNPFMVSLNDLPEKISLWVVDSLSCYRCPNPTKVYSRFGVRHRRRHQGVDLPLHTGDPVYAAFSGKVRMSRYNRGYGNLVVIRHENGLETFYAHLSRRDVEVGDWVEAGDIIGLGGSTGRSTGPHLHFETRYKGYAFDPEWLIDFESGVLRHRLFVLYRKYLSEGSRYVPETEDDEYEIHFGDERAYAVADSIAAVRKAEEERAAAEAAAAKYHKVRSGDTLYGLARKYGTSVAAICRLNSGLTAKSTLRIGKSIRVR is encoded by the coding sequence ATGAATTTTAAAGCTATACTGGCGGGAGCCATAGCAGTGGTTCTTGCAGCAGGGCAGTTATGTGCCCAGGATTCAATTAAAATGTCAAAGAAAGAAGCGGAACTCAAGGTCCCACGTCCGCATATGAAGCCGGTCAAGTCTATGATTGACGGGCTTGGCAATGCGCTGGATACAGTCGAGACCCAGACCCCCGGAGTGAAGATTATTCTCTTTGACGACAATTCATGGAAGTATTACCGGGATCCGGTCTTCGCCTTGCAGCAGTCGATCTTTACCGATAACTGGAACACCGAAGTGCCGAACCCATTCATGGTTTCTTTGAACGACCTTCCGGAAAAGATTTCCCTCTGGGTGGTGGATTCCCTCAGCTGTTACCGCTGTCCTAATCCGACCAAGGTCTATTCCCGTTTCGGAGTGCGTCACAGACGTCGTCATCAGGGTGTGGATCTTCCTCTCCACACAGGAGATCCCGTATATGCCGCTTTCTCCGGCAAGGTCCGTATGTCGCGTTACAACCGCGGATACGGTAACCTCGTGGTGATACGTCATGAAAATGGACTCGAGACTTTCTATGCGCATCTTTCCCGCAGGGATGTTGAAGTAGGCGACTGGGTCGAGGCTGGAGACATAATCGGACTTGGAGGCTCGACCGGACGCTCGACCGGTCCTCATCTTCATTTCGAGACAAGATATAAGGGATATGCCTTCGATCCGGAGTGGCTCATAGATTTCGAGAGCGGGGTCCTCAGGCACAGGCTTTTTGTATTGTACCGTAAATATCTTTCGGAGGGCAGCAGATATGTCCCGGAGACCGAGGACGACGAGTATGAGATCCATTTCGGAGACGAGAGGGCTTATGCTGTAGCCGATTCCATAGCTGCCGTGCGCAAGGCCGAGGAAGAGAGGGCTGCTGCCGAGGCAGCGGCTGCCAAGTACCATAAGGTAAGGTCCGGAGATACTCTCTACGGGCTGGCCCGGAAATACGGTACTTCCGTTGCGGCCATCTGCCGTCTTAACTCAGGGCTTACTGCTAAGAGTACCCTGCGTATCGGAAAATCGATAAGGGTAAGATAG
- a CDS encoding phosphomannomutase — MGAFHAYDIRGIYNADFDRFTVYKVGYFLPLLLSADKVLVGRDCRLTSDEIHDWLIRGITDAGADVYDIGLSSTPMVYFGTANYGFKASVQITASHNPREYNGLKVSRENALPVGLDTGLGQIKAWIEEGKSMPVAEKRGEVHIMDIKKDYKKFLRKYVGDFSGIKMAFDLSNGMATLLAKELFGESPAYIYDDMDGRFPNHEPNPLIHDNVVALENLVKKVKADIGVIYDGDADRVMFVDEKGHFIAPDLMIALLGNYFVGERKEKGIVLQDIRSSKAIGEYLEPMGCKVETWKVGRANAALKLRELDGLWGGELAGHYYFRDFFYSDSGLLASIFVLRVVSSLKKKGVTISEAIAEIAKYENSGEINYRVEDKKGAMDAVCSYFKAQEKPTAEMDFDGFRIEFPQWWFNIRPSNTEPYLRFLCEASSKELLEKKIAETDEILKTKFGATR; from the coding sequence ATGGGAGCATTCCACGCTTATGATATCCGCGGTATCTACAATGCGGATTTCGATAGATTTACAGTATACAAGGTCGGGTATTTCCTTCCTCTGCTTCTTTCTGCCGACAAGGTGCTCGTCGGCCGCGACTGCCGTCTGACCTCTGACGAGATCCATGACTGGCTTATAAGGGGTATAACCGATGCCGGCGCTGATGTATATGATATCGGCCTCAGCAGTACCCCTATGGTATATTTCGGTACGGCAAATTACGGTTTCAAGGCTTCTGTCCAGATAACCGCATCCCATAATCCAAGAGAATACAACGGTCTCAAGGTTTCCCGCGAGAACGCGCTTCCCGTAGGCCTCGACACCGGTCTCGGCCAGATCAAGGCCTGGATCGAAGAAGGCAAGTCGATGCCTGTCGCCGAGAAGCGCGGCGAGGTCCATATAATGGACATAAAGAAGGACTACAAGAAGTTCCTCAGAAAGTATGTCGGCGATTTCTCCGGGATCAAGATGGCATTCGACCTTTCCAACGGAATGGCTACGCTTCTCGCCAAGGAACTTTTCGGCGAGTCTCCTGCCTACATCTACGATGACATGGACGGCCGTTTCCCGAACCATGAGCCGAATCCTCTTATCCATGACAACGTTGTCGCCCTCGAGAATCTCGTGAAGAAGGTCAAGGCCGACATCGGAGTCATCTACGACGGCGACGCCGACAGAGTCATGTTCGTTGACGAAAAGGGCCATTTCATCGCTCCTGACCTGATGATTGCTCTTCTGGGCAATTATTTCGTCGGCGAAAGAAAGGAGAAGGGCATCGTGCTGCAGGATATCCGCAGTTCCAAGGCTATCGGAGAGTATCTCGAGCCGATGGGCTGCAAGGTCGAGACATGGAAGGTGGGCCGCGCGAACGCCGCTCTCAAACTCAGGGAGCTTGACGGTCTCTGGGGCGGAGAACTCGCAGGCCATTATTATTTCCGTGACTTCTTCTATTCGGACAGCGGTCTTCTCGCTTCCATCTTCGTGCTGAGAGTCGTTTCTTCTCTCAAGAAGAAGGGCGTAACCATAAGCGAGGCCATCGCCGAAATCGCAAAGTACGAGAATTCCGGCGAGATCAACTACAGAGTTGAGGACAAGAAAGGGGCTATGGATGCTGTGTGCAGCTATTTCAAGGCTCAGGAGAAGCCGACCGCAGAGATGGATTTCGACGGTTTCCGTATCGAGTTCCCTCAGTGGTGGTTCAATATCAGGCCTTCCAATACGGAGCCATATCTCCGTTTCCTCTGCGAGGCAAGTTCGAAAGAACTCCTCGAGAAAAAGATTGCAGAAACAGACGAAATACTTAAAACCAAATTCGGAGCGACACGTTAA
- a CDS encoding peptide deformylase, with amino-acid sequence MIQPIYLYGSEVLRKKAEEVDLGKKDEIKALVQDLKDTLANADGCGLAAPQIGVSKRVVIVDGTGMEDVYDYLKDFRRTLINPVIIEESEQSCEYNEGCLSIPGIYADVRRPSSMTVEYYNEDLEKVTEHFDKFACRMVQHELSHLDGDLFTDHVAPIRKKMISKKLLNIAHGNTRARYNTKIK; translated from the coding sequence ATGATTCAACCAATTTATCTGTACGGGTCGGAGGTGCTCCGCAAGAAGGCGGAAGAAGTCGATCTCGGAAAGAAAGATGAAATAAAGGCTCTGGTCCAGGACCTCAAGGATACCCTTGCTAACGCTGACGGCTGCGGTCTCGCGGCTCCTCAGATCGGCGTGAGCAAGAGAGTGGTCATCGTTGACGGTACCGGGATGGAGGACGTGTATGATTATCTGAAGGATTTCAGACGTACTCTGATAAATCCGGTGATAATTGAAGAGAGTGAGCAGTCCTGCGAATACAACGAAGGCTGCCTCAGCATCCCTGGCATTTATGCGGATGTGCGCAGGCCTTCAAGCATGACTGTGGAGTATTACAATGAGGATCTCGAGAAGGTTACCGAGCATTTCGACAAGTTCGCCTGCAGGATGGTGCAGCACGAGCTGTCGCATCTTGACGGCGACCTATTTACGGATCATGTCGCCCCGATACGAAAGAAGATGATTTCAAAGAAGCTTCTGAATATCGCCCACGGCAACACAAGAGCAAGATACAACACTAAAATCAAATAA
- a CDS encoding putative holliday junction resolvase gives MDRIIGIDFGRKRTGIAVSDPLGIFASALETLPSAKIIDYIKNYAENERIVRFVVGYPRNMNGQLSEAAADVDVFLKTLQKAFPDIPVTLEDERFTSVLAHRAMIDGGMKASDRKDKASVDRISAAIILQSYLDRQSSKGTFFADESVSVPETRSFRVSGKARKKR, from the coding sequence ATGGACAGGATTATCGGCATAGACTTTGGAAGAAAACGAACCGGGATTGCGGTAAGCGACCCTCTCGGAATCTTCGCGTCTGCGCTGGAAACCTTGCCGTCTGCAAAGATAATAGATTATATCAAAAATTACGCCGAGAATGAGCGTATCGTCCGGTTTGTTGTAGGATATCCTCGCAATATGAACGGTCAGCTCTCCGAAGCGGCGGCGGATGTGGATGTTTTTCTGAAGACCCTCCAGAAGGCTTTCCCGGACATTCCAGTGACTCTCGAGGACGAGAGATTCACGTCAGTACTGGCGCACAGGGCCATGATCGACGGTGGAATGAAGGCTTCCGACAGGAAAGACAAGGCTTCTGTGGACCGCATAAGCGCGGCTATCATTCTCCAGAGTTACCTTGACCGCCAGTCCTCGAAGGGTACATTTTTTGCAGATGAGAGTGTTTCCGTGCCGGAGACAAGGTCTTTCCGGGTGTCCGGTAAGGCAAGAAAAAAGAGATAG
- a CDS encoding Murein DD-endopeptidase MepM and murein hydrolase activator NlpD, contain LysM domain — translation MAKENKAPKVLRYRLSLVDDYTHRHIWQVHFRRGGLFIAAISSVVVLIVGAFALVSLTPLKTFIPGYPDATSRMEAQQNAMTLDSLKNVVYRWEFYSQNLRKVVEGADPVVIDSLIRARKTEILSAEEAGELHVKDSILRANVMEAEEFGLGSSSRKLPIEGMHFFPPLKGVVSQGYEDVIHPYVDITAPANSVVMATLDGTVVSAGWSDDTGWSIAIQHDNDIISIYRHNERLMVSTGAKVSAGTPIAIVGSTGRLSTGEHLHFELWYKGEAVNPAKYINF, via the coding sequence ATGGCAAAGGAAAACAAAGCCCCTAAAGTATTGAGATACAGGCTCTCTCTTGTAGATGACTACACGCACAGACATATCTGGCAAGTGCATTTCAGGAGGGGCGGTCTCTTCATTGCCGCAATCTCCAGCGTGGTCGTCCTGATCGTGGGAGCCTTTGCGCTGGTATCCCTTACGCCGCTCAAGACCTTCATTCCGGGATATCCGGACGCCACGTCCAGAATGGAAGCCCAGCAGAACGCTATGACACTGGACTCCCTCAAGAATGTGGTGTACAGATGGGAATTCTACTCGCAGAACTTGCGCAAAGTTGTGGAAGGGGCAGATCCAGTCGTGATAGACAGCCTTATCCGCGCCCGCAAAACTGAAATACTCTCCGCAGAAGAAGCCGGCGAACTCCACGTAAAAGACTCTATCCTGAGAGCCAACGTGATGGAAGCCGAGGAGTTCGGACTGGGTTCATCCTCGAGAAAACTGCCTATCGAAGGAATGCACTTCTTTCCTCCGCTCAAAGGAGTCGTTTCCCAGGGCTACGAGGATGTCATCCATCCATACGTGGACATAACGGCACCGGCCAATTCCGTCGTCATGGCGACGCTCGACGGCACCGTCGTAAGCGCTGGCTGGTCTGACGACACCGGCTGGTCTATCGCCATCCAGCATGACAACGACATAATATCCATATACCGGCACAACGAAAGACTCATGGTCAGCACCGGCGCGAAGGTTTCGGCAGGAACGCCTATCGCCATCGTCGGCAGCACGGGCAGACTCAGCACGGGCGAGCACCTGCATTTCGAGCTCTGGTACAAGGGAGAGGCCGTCAATCCGGCAAAATACATTAATTTCTGA
- a CDS encoding 1-deoxy-D-xylulose 5-phosphate reductoisomerase, whose product MKKRRIAILGSTGSIGTQALDVIRQHPDVFEVELLTANNSSELLIKQALEFDANNVVICNESKYVEVADALQPHGVKVFSGMDSICDLMTSDSIDMVLTALVGFSGLRPTIAAITAGKPIALANKETLVAGGSLVMDLAMTMKTPILPVDSEHSAIFQCLLCAGGNPIRKIHLTASGGPFRTWSREDIAKATFHEALKHPQWNMGDKITIDSATMMNKGFEMIEARWLFDTAPADIEVVVHPQSIIHSMVEFEDGAVIAQMGHPDMREPIQFALSFPKRLTLNNRKLNFAELGTMTFEKPDPEKFPCLGLASAAISKGGNIPCAMNAANEAANKAYRNAEIAFYDIPEIISDVMAGTTFIAKPSLDDILETDREAFARAKEIIGRK is encoded by the coding sequence ATGAAGAAACGCAGAATAGCAATACTCGGTTCCACCGGTTCGATCGGAACACAGGCCCTGGACGTAATCCGCCAGCATCCCGATGTCTTCGAGGTGGAACTCCTCACAGCGAACAACAGTTCGGAGCTGCTCATCAAGCAGGCTCTCGAATTCGACGCCAACAACGTCGTGATATGCAATGAATCAAAATATGTCGAAGTCGCAGACGCCCTGCAGCCGCATGGAGTCAAGGTCTTCTCCGGCATGGACTCGATATGCGACCTTATGACCTCGGACAGCATCGACATGGTGCTGACAGCTCTGGTCGGGTTCAGCGGCCTCAGGCCGACAATCGCGGCGATCACCGCCGGCAAGCCGATAGCGCTGGCGAACAAAGAGACCCTCGTTGCCGGCGGCAGCCTCGTCATGGACCTCGCCATGACCATGAAAACGCCGATCCTGCCGGTCGATTCCGAGCATTCGGCGATCTTCCAGTGCCTTCTGTGCGCCGGGGGCAACCCGATCCGCAAGATCCATCTGACCGCATCCGGCGGCCCGTTCCGCACCTGGAGCCGGGAGGATATCGCTAAGGCTACGTTCCACGAGGCCCTGAAGCATCCTCAGTGGAACATGGGCGACAAGATTACGATCGATTCCGCTACGATGATGAACAAGGGATTCGAGATGATCGAGGCCCGATGGCTGTTCGATACCGCTCCGGCTGACATCGAGGTAGTGGTGCATCCTCAGTCGATAATCCACTCGATGGTCGAATTCGAGGACGGGGCCGTCATCGCCCAGATGGGCCATCCGGACATGAGGGAGCCTATACAGTTTGCGCTGAGTTTCCCGAAGAGGCTAACTCTGAACAACCGCAAGCTGAATTTCGCGGAGCTTGGCACCATGACTTTCGAGAAACCGGATCCGGAGAAATTCCCGTGTCTGGGACTCGCCTCCGCTGCGATTTCAAAGGGAGGAAACATCCCGTGCGCGATGAATGCGGCTAACGAAGCGGCCAACAAGGCTTACAGGAATGCGGAAATAGCGTTCTACGACATTCCGGAGATTATTTCAGACGTGATGGCCGGAACGACGTTTATCGCGAAACCATCCCTTGACGATATTCTGGAGACTGACAGGGAGGCGTTCGCGCGCGCCAAGGAGATTATAGGGAGGAAGTAA